A window of Acropora muricata isolate sample 2 chromosome 3, ASM3666990v1, whole genome shotgun sequence contains these coding sequences:
- the LOC136912165 gene encoding serine/threonine-protein phosphatase 6 regulatory ankyrin repeat subunit B-like isoform X2 produces the protein MDSQADKVFARPRRISVMKERREDSFYSALMREWRSGSLAVITESFKTLPCIDNGLTPLMLAARDNKHNIVEKLLELGAVTTDRDKEGRTALHYAAFSASDGIVKLLLSKKADATIAAGPEGQLPLHMACGRPSGALEIVRTLLKVSGKDPKLVTDKNGHTPLFLSVMVGNQQVVKELLSSQGEQQVKITSGTTVDTVLHAAARKKDVDIAKILVENGCPVDLQNTEGQTALHIAAYEGDEAMVKFLQTARVDANIADANDRTPLHLAAQRGHSSVAEFLVDKLKANVNLRTKDGSTLMHIASQAGHPDTALVFLKKGVPLHMPNKDGAVCLHAAARKGHVGVVKALLSKGASVDTKTKDQYTALHIAVKHCKPQVVQILLGYGANVQLRGGKSEETPLHIAARIKEGDKVAEMLIKSGADANAASDNGETAVHVAARSGNLRTLKLLINEKADTAKRSKNGESALHYAIKAGHYDELEELVRVLFRVKSRPVAKLVINMPADRGETPLHYAARLCKTQVKGDADIEIVKLLLEHGADCTAVTDQSLETPIHECARSGNNDILIALLESIPPSKLQLTVNKRSSSGSSPLLVASYKGNVEVVRTLLKYHARVDVFDESGRTGLHVSAQRGHLEVARELLEHKAYVNAKSKVGLTPLHLAAESGHKELVGLLVANYKATVDALTLEKKTALHLAAEKGRLEVCKHLLELRADICALDNKGQTPLHYAAQNDHSQVVAVFLEHKPDVMMQQNAEGSTCVHIAAMKGSVAVIKELLKCNPSGITTARNKRKFATPLLLAASGGHKVVVEVLIAHGASASDEDADGMTVLHLAAKFGHVDVLEVLRGKVPWSMASVKTGLTALHVAAQYGKIEVVREMLLKVAGTIKSESPAMMESDKSGPRPDYCFTPLHLAAQSGHVGVVRILLNSPGVRVDSATAVQGSIPLHLSAENGHSEVVSILLSKSTLQLHVKDKVGRTAMHLAAANGHRELISQLIGQGADINAPDENGYAPMHMAAEAGHVEVVKLLVESGASPRAESMEGTFPICYAAMQGHLSVVKYLLQQELNTERLLSDRKFLFDLMVCSNQNESESVMDFILQCPAPIYAAAKLSKHYRNESTREKERARDLLAVGDVCENIASELLSLACADNAEKLLTAMDDRDVPFLDYLIECEQKSCVSHPSVQVYLGDVWRGDFKWDDWKYFLLFTLSMICPLLWAFLCLPWNDRYHKIPIIKFICHLISHFYLIALFSFTVVVPWEELTGTSLLPRWYEWLLLVWLSGLLLSQLTDPHDRAGLGWIPVIVLFLSTIGIVLHLAAFGFQGDHRIDIIYARNQFFAISMMLCFAQLLDFLSFHHLFGPWGVIIRDLMYDLVRFLVILLIFMAGFTAHLAAVFRPMKPSGSGDGPQENKGDFFTCFELLFFSLFGLTEVENLDRVPNRKATFTLAKATFGIYNLITIVVLINLLIAMMSDTYQRIQMQSDLEWKFGRAKLIRNMKRSTTTPSPLNLVTKFLSYLKLMYKLKFKCCRPGIIDIIRTDEQLPDNTAMNPLYQTSNSWLPNGSLPAHRDSTQRSIRIEEVMDWKAIVKKFQALRANTNDVCSVTHSSRDKMISPRASNLNLRGRDESTMLPGRPSTAMGSTMSLHRVVTATVKKIDVVSTIKDMSDV, from the exons GACAACGGACTTACGCCGTTGATGTTAGCAGCCCGGGACAACAAACACAATATTGTGGAAAAACTACTTGAACTTGGAGCTGTGACTACAGATCGAGATAAG GAGGGACGCACAGCTCTTCATTATGCTGCTTTCTCGGCATCAGATGGCATCGTCAAACTTCTTCTTTCAAAGAAGGCAGATGCGACGATCGCTGCTGGA CCGGAAGGTCAGCTTCCCTTGCACATGGCCTGTGGCCGCCCCTCGGGCGCTTTAGAAATTGTCAGAACACTCCTGAAGGTTTCTGGGAAAGATCCTAAACTCGTAACCGACAAG AATGGACACACTCCTCTATTTCTCTCGGTGATGGTAGGTAATCAACAAGTTGTAAAAGAACTGCTGAGTTCCCAAGGAGAGCAACAAGTCAAGATCACAAGTGGG ACCACTGTAGATACCGTGTTACACGCTGCAGCACGAAAGAAGGACGTCGACATAGCAAAAATCCTGGTAGAAAATGGCTGCCCCGTCGATCTACAAAAC ACCGAAGGACAGACAGCTCTGCACATCGCTGCCTATGAAGGAGACGAAGCCATGGTCAAGTTTCTTCAGACCGCTCGAGTTGATGCTAATATTGCAGACGCT AATGACCGTACACCTCTCCATTTAGCAGCGCAGAGAGGTCACTCATCGGTGGCAGAATTCCTAGTTGACAAACTTAAAGCCAACGTGAATTTAAGAACAAAG GATGGCAGTACCCTGATGCACATTGCTTCACAAGCGGGACATCCCGACACCGCCCTGGTGTTCTTGAAAAAGGGCGTACCCCTCCACATGCCAAATAAG GACGGTGCAGTTTGTCTTCATGCTGCCGCTAGAAAAGGTCACGTGGGAGTCGTAAAAGCTTTGCTCTCAAAAGGAGCTTCAGTGGACACCAAAACCAAA GACCAgtacaccgcacttcatatagcTGTTAAGCACTGCAAGCCTCAAGTTGTACAGATACTACTGGGATATGGTGCCAATGTGCAGCTCAGAGGCGGGAAG TCGGAAGAAACTCCGTTACACATCGCTGCACGAATCAAAGAAGGAGACAAGGTAGCAGAGATGTTGATAAAGAGCGGCGCTGATGCCAATGCAGCGAGTGAT AATGGTGAGACGGCTGTTCATGTAGCAGCGAGGTCTGGAAATTTAAGAACATTGAAGCTTTTAATAAACGAGAAAGCTGATACTGCTAAGAGATCAAAG AATGGCGAATCTGCTTTGCATTACGCGATCAAAGCCGGGCATTATGACGAACTGGAGGAACTGGTTCGAGTTCTCTTTCGAGTCAAATCCAGACCTGTTGCCAAACTTGTCATCAATATGCCAGCGGAT AGAGGCGAGACCCCTCTTCATTACGCGGCGCGACTGTGCAAGACTCAAGTCAAAGGAGATGCTGACATCGAAATTGTTAAACTGCTTCTAGAGCACGGTGCTGATTGTACAGCGGTAACCGATCAG TCATTAGAGACTCCGATCCACGAGTGCGCACGCTCAGGAAATAACGACATCTTGATAGCTTTACTAGAGTCCATTCCTCCATCGAAGCTTCAGCTCACGGTCAACAAACGGTCGTCG AGTGGTTCATCGCCGCTACTTGTTGCTTCTTACAAAGGAAATGTGGAAGTCGTACGCACGTTGCTGAAGTACCATGCGAGAGTTGACGTATTTGATGAG TCTGGCCGCACCGGTTTACACGTGAGCGCGCAACGAGGCCATCTTGAAGTCGCAAGAGAACTTTTGGAACACAAAGCCTATGTGAACGCAAAGAGTAAG gtcgGTCTCACGCCTCTTCATCTTGCTGCGGAAAGTGGACACAAAGAACTCGTTGGTCTGTTAGTTGCTAATTACAAAGCAACTGTGGACGCTCTGACTCTG GAAAAGAAGACAGCACTACATTTGGCAGCAGAGAAAGGCCGCTTGGAAGTGTGCAAGCATCTTCTGGAGTTGAGAGCAGATATCTGCGCCTTGGACAAC aaAGGGCAAACGCCTCTTCATTACGCCGCTCAAAATGACCATTCGCAAGTGGTAGCCGTTTTTCTTGAGCACAAGCCTGACGTCATGATGCAGCAGAACGCG GAGGGCAGTACTTGTGTCCATATCGCGGCCATGAAGGGCAGTGTGGCTGTTATAAAAGAACTTCTCAAATGTAATCCTTCGGGAATCACAACTGCTAGGAACAAG CGTAAATTTGCCACACCCTTGCTACTTGCGGCCAGCGGTGGTCATAAAGTCGTTGTGGAGGTGTTGATTGCGCACGGCGCTTCAGCCAGTGACGAAGATGCG GACGGTATGACAGTTCTTCATCTAGCAGCTAAGTTTGGTCACGTAGATGTTTTGGAGGTTTTGCGTGGTAAAGTTCCTTGGAGCATGGCGAGTGTTAAG actGGGCTCACGGCTCTCCATGTAGCAGCTCAATATGGAAAAATTGAAGTCGTGAGAGAGATGCTCCTCAAAGTCGCGGGGACAATTAAAAGCGAATCGCCTGCAATGATGGAAAGTGATAAATCGGGACCACGCCCTGAC TATTGTTTCACTCCACTGCACTTAGCCGCGCAATCTGGCCACGTGGGTGTTGTGCGGATACTTCTAAACTCGCCAGGAGTGCGCGTGGACTCGGCAACAGCCGTGCAG GGTTCTATTCCTTTGCATTTAAGCGCCGAGAACGGTCATTCCGAGGTGGTGAGTATTTTGCTGAGCAAATCCACATTACAGCTTCACGTCAAAGACAAAGTGGGCCGAACAGCCATGCATCTCGCAGCAGCCAATGGACACCGAGAGCTTATCTCACAGCTGATTGGTCAAGGTGCTGATATCAATGCGCCCGATGAG AATGGTTACGCGCCGATGCACATGGCCGCCGAGGCCGGTCACGTGGAAGTGGTAAAACTGCTGGTGGAATCTGGGGCGTCACCACGGGCGGAATCTATG GAGGGTACGTTCCCTATCTGTTACGCAGCAATGCAAGGTCATCTATCAGTCGTCAAATATTTATTGCAACAGGAACTCAACACTGAGCGATTGTTATCCGACAGGAAG tttctATTTGATCTAATGGTCTGTTCAAATCAGAACGAGAGCGAATCTGTGATGGATTTCATTCTTCAGTGCCCAGCACCAATCTATGCAGCAGCCAAACTCTCAAAGCATTATCGCAACGAATCGACGCGGGAAAAGGAACGCGCCCGTGATCTCCTCGCAGTTGGTGACGTTTGTGAGAACATTGCGTCAGAACTACTGTCTCTCGCATGCGCGGATAACGCAGAGAAACTGTTGACCGCCATGGACGACCGCGATGTACCGTTTTTGGATTATTTAATCGAGTGTGAGCAGAAGTCTTGTGTTTCTCACCCGTCTGTACAGGTGTATCTAGGGGACGTCTGGCGTGGAGATTTCAAATGGGATGACTggaaatatttcttattgttTACGCTGTCCATGATTTGCCCGTTATTGTGGGCGTTTCTTTGTTTGCCGTGGAATGACCGCTATCACAAAATCCCCATCATCAAGTTCATTTGCCATCTAATTTCACATTTTTATCTCATCGCTTTGTTCAGCTTCACCGTCGTTGTCCCTTGGGAGGAATTAACTGGAACCTCACTCCTTCCCCGTTGGTACGAGTGGCTCCTACTGGTCTGGCTCTCAGGACTATTACTGTCCCAGCTCACGGACCCTCATGACCGTGCAGGACTGGGTTGGATCCCAGTCATTGTTCTATTTCTGAGTACGATCGGTATTGTGTTACATTTAGCGGCGTTCGGTTTCCAAGGCGACCATCGTATCGATATCATATACGCGCGAAATCAGTTTTTCGCAATATCCATGATGCTTTGCTTCGCTCAACTCTTGGATTTCTTATCATTTCATCATCTGTTTGGTCCGTGGGGGGTCATCATCCGGGACCTTATGTATGACCTTGTCCGTTTCTTGGTGATTTTGTTGATTTTTATGGCCGGTTTCACCGCTCACCTGGCAGCCGTGTTTCGGCCGATGAAACCATCCGGATCCGGAGATGGACCACAAGAAAACAAGGGCGATTTTTTCACgtgttttgaattgttgtttttcagtttatttggaTTGACCGAGGTGGAGAATTTAGACAGGGTTCCAAACAGGAAAGCAACTTTTACACTAGCAAAAGCAACGTTTGGGATCTACAACTTGATCACAATCGTTGTTCTCATCAATCTGCTTATCGCTATGATGAGCGACACCTACCAGCGTATTCAAATGCAATCAGATCTTGAGTGGAAGTTCGGTCGCGCTAAGTTGATTCGTAACATGAAAAGGTCGACCACCACGCCTTCCCCGCTGAATCTTGTCACAAAGTTTCTTTCGTATTTAAAGTTGATGTACAAGTTAAAGTTCAAATGTTGCCGCCCTGGCATCATCGATATTATTCGCACGGACGAACAGCTCCCAGATAATACAGCAATGAATCCACTTTACCAAACCTCGAACTCTTGGCTCCCAAACGGAAGCCTTCCTGCCCATCGTGATAGCACGCAGAGAAGTATTCGAATTGAGGAAGTTATGGACTGGAAGGCAATagtaaaaaaatttcaagcacTCCGCGCTAACACCAATGATGTGTGCTCCGTAACTCACTCCTCCCGGGACAAAATGATATCACCCAGGGCCTCGAACTTGAACTTGAGAGGAAGGGATGAGTCGACTATGCTACCAGGTCGCCCAAGCACTGCAATGGGTTCTACGATGTCACTTCACCGTGTTGTCACGGCGACAGTGAAGAAGATTGACGTGGTTTCAACCATAAAAGATATGAGTGATGTTTGA
- the LOC136912165 gene encoding serine/threonine-protein phosphatase 6 regulatory ankyrin repeat subunit B-like isoform X1, translating to MPNHGTPESTPTSRRPSLRPPSPTSEMSVVHSHARRGSKLLYDTKTNPSVLRWEILNRILALSVKGDWCAVDQHLNSLGRNNMEMSSTEIEDNGLTPLMLAARDNKHNIVEKLLELGAVTTDRDKEGRTALHYAAFSASDGIVKLLLSKKADATIAAGPEGQLPLHMACGRPSGALEIVRTLLKVSGKDPKLVTDKNGHTPLFLSVMVGNQQVVKELLSSQGEQQVKITSGTTVDTVLHAAARKKDVDIAKILVENGCPVDLQNTEGQTALHIAAYEGDEAMVKFLQTARVDANIADANDRTPLHLAAQRGHSSVAEFLVDKLKANVNLRTKDGSTLMHIASQAGHPDTALVFLKKGVPLHMPNKDGAVCLHAAARKGHVGVVKALLSKGASVDTKTKDQYTALHIAVKHCKPQVVQILLGYGANVQLRGGKSEETPLHIAARIKEGDKVAEMLIKSGADANAASDNGETAVHVAARSGNLRTLKLLINEKADTAKRSKNGESALHYAIKAGHYDELEELVRVLFRVKSRPVAKLVINMPADRGETPLHYAARLCKTQVKGDADIEIVKLLLEHGADCTAVTDQSLETPIHECARSGNNDILIALLESIPPSKLQLTVNKRSSSGSSPLLVASYKGNVEVVRTLLKYHARVDVFDESGRTGLHVSAQRGHLEVARELLEHKAYVNAKSKVGLTPLHLAAESGHKELVGLLVANYKATVDALTLEKKTALHLAAEKGRLEVCKHLLELRADICALDNKGQTPLHYAAQNDHSQVVAVFLEHKPDVMMQQNAEGSTCVHIAAMKGSVAVIKELLKCNPSGITTARNKRKFATPLLLAASGGHKVVVEVLIAHGASASDEDADGMTVLHLAAKFGHVDVLEVLRGKVPWSMASVKTGLTALHVAAQYGKIEVVREMLLKVAGTIKSESPAMMESDKSGPRPDYCFTPLHLAAQSGHVGVVRILLNSPGVRVDSATAVQGSIPLHLSAENGHSEVVSILLSKSTLQLHVKDKVGRTAMHLAAANGHRELISQLIGQGADINAPDENGYAPMHMAAEAGHVEVVKLLVESGASPRAESMEGTFPICYAAMQGHLSVVKYLLQQELNTERLLSDRKFLFDLMVCSNQNESESVMDFILQCPAPIYAAAKLSKHYRNESTREKERARDLLAVGDVCENIASELLSLACADNAEKLLTAMDDRDVPFLDYLIECEQKSCVSHPSVQVYLGDVWRGDFKWDDWKYFLLFTLSMICPLLWAFLCLPWNDRYHKIPIIKFICHLISHFYLIALFSFTVVVPWEELTGTSLLPRWYEWLLLVWLSGLLLSQLTDPHDRAGLGWIPVIVLFLSTIGIVLHLAAFGFQGDHRIDIIYARNQFFAISMMLCFAQLLDFLSFHHLFGPWGVIIRDLMYDLVRFLVILLIFMAGFTAHLAAVFRPMKPSGSGDGPQENKGDFFTCFELLFFSLFGLTEVENLDRVPNRKATFTLAKATFGIYNLITIVVLINLLIAMMSDTYQRIQMQSDLEWKFGRAKLIRNMKRSTTTPSPLNLVTKFLSYLKLMYKLKFKCCRPGIIDIIRTDEQLPDNTAMNPLYQTSNSWLPNGSLPAHRDSTQRSIRIEEVMDWKAIVKKFQALRANTNDVCSVTHSSRDKMISPRASNLNLRGRDESTMLPGRPSTAMGSTMSLHRVVTATVKKIDVVSTIKDMSDV from the exons ATGCCGAATCATGGTACGCCGGAGTCGACACCAACCAGTCGAAGGCCGTCATTACGACCTCCAAGTCCGACATCTGAAATGTCGGTAGTTCATTCACATGCTCGAAGGGGATCGAAATTGTTGTATGACACCAAGACGAATCCTTCTGTCTTACGATGGGAAATTTTAAACCGCATTCTGGCGCTGTCTGTTAAGGGAGATTGGTGTGCTGTAGATCAACATCTGAACAGTCTTGGACGAAACAACATGGAAATGTCATCGACAGAGATTGAA GACAACGGACTTACGCCGTTGATGTTAGCAGCCCGGGACAACAAACACAATATTGTGGAAAAACTACTTGAACTTGGAGCTGTGACTACAGATCGAGATAAG GAGGGACGCACAGCTCTTCATTATGCTGCTTTCTCGGCATCAGATGGCATCGTCAAACTTCTTCTTTCAAAGAAGGCAGATGCGACGATCGCTGCTGGA CCGGAAGGTCAGCTTCCCTTGCACATGGCCTGTGGCCGCCCCTCGGGCGCTTTAGAAATTGTCAGAACACTCCTGAAGGTTTCTGGGAAAGATCCTAAACTCGTAACCGACAAG AATGGACACACTCCTCTATTTCTCTCGGTGATGGTAGGTAATCAACAAGTTGTAAAAGAACTGCTGAGTTCCCAAGGAGAGCAACAAGTCAAGATCACAAGTGGG ACCACTGTAGATACCGTGTTACACGCTGCAGCACGAAAGAAGGACGTCGACATAGCAAAAATCCTGGTAGAAAATGGCTGCCCCGTCGATCTACAAAAC ACCGAAGGACAGACAGCTCTGCACATCGCTGCCTATGAAGGAGACGAAGCCATGGTCAAGTTTCTTCAGACCGCTCGAGTTGATGCTAATATTGCAGACGCT AATGACCGTACACCTCTCCATTTAGCAGCGCAGAGAGGTCACTCATCGGTGGCAGAATTCCTAGTTGACAAACTTAAAGCCAACGTGAATTTAAGAACAAAG GATGGCAGTACCCTGATGCACATTGCTTCACAAGCGGGACATCCCGACACCGCCCTGGTGTTCTTGAAAAAGGGCGTACCCCTCCACATGCCAAATAAG GACGGTGCAGTTTGTCTTCATGCTGCCGCTAGAAAAGGTCACGTGGGAGTCGTAAAAGCTTTGCTCTCAAAAGGAGCTTCAGTGGACACCAAAACCAAA GACCAgtacaccgcacttcatatagcTGTTAAGCACTGCAAGCCTCAAGTTGTACAGATACTACTGGGATATGGTGCCAATGTGCAGCTCAGAGGCGGGAAG TCGGAAGAAACTCCGTTACACATCGCTGCACGAATCAAAGAAGGAGACAAGGTAGCAGAGATGTTGATAAAGAGCGGCGCTGATGCCAATGCAGCGAGTGAT AATGGTGAGACGGCTGTTCATGTAGCAGCGAGGTCTGGAAATTTAAGAACATTGAAGCTTTTAATAAACGAGAAAGCTGATACTGCTAAGAGATCAAAG AATGGCGAATCTGCTTTGCATTACGCGATCAAAGCCGGGCATTATGACGAACTGGAGGAACTGGTTCGAGTTCTCTTTCGAGTCAAATCCAGACCTGTTGCCAAACTTGTCATCAATATGCCAGCGGAT AGAGGCGAGACCCCTCTTCATTACGCGGCGCGACTGTGCAAGACTCAAGTCAAAGGAGATGCTGACATCGAAATTGTTAAACTGCTTCTAGAGCACGGTGCTGATTGTACAGCGGTAACCGATCAG TCATTAGAGACTCCGATCCACGAGTGCGCACGCTCAGGAAATAACGACATCTTGATAGCTTTACTAGAGTCCATTCCTCCATCGAAGCTTCAGCTCACGGTCAACAAACGGTCGTCG AGTGGTTCATCGCCGCTACTTGTTGCTTCTTACAAAGGAAATGTGGAAGTCGTACGCACGTTGCTGAAGTACCATGCGAGAGTTGACGTATTTGATGAG TCTGGCCGCACCGGTTTACACGTGAGCGCGCAACGAGGCCATCTTGAAGTCGCAAGAGAACTTTTGGAACACAAAGCCTATGTGAACGCAAAGAGTAAG gtcgGTCTCACGCCTCTTCATCTTGCTGCGGAAAGTGGACACAAAGAACTCGTTGGTCTGTTAGTTGCTAATTACAAAGCAACTGTGGACGCTCTGACTCTG GAAAAGAAGACAGCACTACATTTGGCAGCAGAGAAAGGCCGCTTGGAAGTGTGCAAGCATCTTCTGGAGTTGAGAGCAGATATCTGCGCCTTGGACAAC aaAGGGCAAACGCCTCTTCATTACGCCGCTCAAAATGACCATTCGCAAGTGGTAGCCGTTTTTCTTGAGCACAAGCCTGACGTCATGATGCAGCAGAACGCG GAGGGCAGTACTTGTGTCCATATCGCGGCCATGAAGGGCAGTGTGGCTGTTATAAAAGAACTTCTCAAATGTAATCCTTCGGGAATCACAACTGCTAGGAACAAG CGTAAATTTGCCACACCCTTGCTACTTGCGGCCAGCGGTGGTCATAAAGTCGTTGTGGAGGTGTTGATTGCGCACGGCGCTTCAGCCAGTGACGAAGATGCG GACGGTATGACAGTTCTTCATCTAGCAGCTAAGTTTGGTCACGTAGATGTTTTGGAGGTTTTGCGTGGTAAAGTTCCTTGGAGCATGGCGAGTGTTAAG actGGGCTCACGGCTCTCCATGTAGCAGCTCAATATGGAAAAATTGAAGTCGTGAGAGAGATGCTCCTCAAAGTCGCGGGGACAATTAAAAGCGAATCGCCTGCAATGATGGAAAGTGATAAATCGGGACCACGCCCTGAC TATTGTTTCACTCCACTGCACTTAGCCGCGCAATCTGGCCACGTGGGTGTTGTGCGGATACTTCTAAACTCGCCAGGAGTGCGCGTGGACTCGGCAACAGCCGTGCAG GGTTCTATTCCTTTGCATTTAAGCGCCGAGAACGGTCATTCCGAGGTGGTGAGTATTTTGCTGAGCAAATCCACATTACAGCTTCACGTCAAAGACAAAGTGGGCCGAACAGCCATGCATCTCGCAGCAGCCAATGGACACCGAGAGCTTATCTCACAGCTGATTGGTCAAGGTGCTGATATCAATGCGCCCGATGAG AATGGTTACGCGCCGATGCACATGGCCGCCGAGGCCGGTCACGTGGAAGTGGTAAAACTGCTGGTGGAATCTGGGGCGTCACCACGGGCGGAATCTATG GAGGGTACGTTCCCTATCTGTTACGCAGCAATGCAAGGTCATCTATCAGTCGTCAAATATTTATTGCAACAGGAACTCAACACTGAGCGATTGTTATCCGACAGGAAG tttctATTTGATCTAATGGTCTGTTCAAATCAGAACGAGAGCGAATCTGTGATGGATTTCATTCTTCAGTGCCCAGCACCAATCTATGCAGCAGCCAAACTCTCAAAGCATTATCGCAACGAATCGACGCGGGAAAAGGAACGCGCCCGTGATCTCCTCGCAGTTGGTGACGTTTGTGAGAACATTGCGTCAGAACTACTGTCTCTCGCATGCGCGGATAACGCAGAGAAACTGTTGACCGCCATGGACGACCGCGATGTACCGTTTTTGGATTATTTAATCGAGTGTGAGCAGAAGTCTTGTGTTTCTCACCCGTCTGTACAGGTGTATCTAGGGGACGTCTGGCGTGGAGATTTCAAATGGGATGACTggaaatatttcttattgttTACGCTGTCCATGATTTGCCCGTTATTGTGGGCGTTTCTTTGTTTGCCGTGGAATGACCGCTATCACAAAATCCCCATCATCAAGTTCATTTGCCATCTAATTTCACATTTTTATCTCATCGCTTTGTTCAGCTTCACCGTCGTTGTCCCTTGGGAGGAATTAACTGGAACCTCACTCCTTCCCCGTTGGTACGAGTGGCTCCTACTGGTCTGGCTCTCAGGACTATTACTGTCCCAGCTCACGGACCCTCATGACCGTGCAGGACTGGGTTGGATCCCAGTCATTGTTCTATTTCTGAGTACGATCGGTATTGTGTTACATTTAGCGGCGTTCGGTTTCCAAGGCGACCATCGTATCGATATCATATACGCGCGAAATCAGTTTTTCGCAATATCCATGATGCTTTGCTTCGCTCAACTCTTGGATTTCTTATCATTTCATCATCTGTTTGGTCCGTGGGGGGTCATCATCCGGGACCTTATGTATGACCTTGTCCGTTTCTTGGTGATTTTGTTGATTTTTATGGCCGGTTTCACCGCTCACCTGGCAGCCGTGTTTCGGCCGATGAAACCATCCGGATCCGGAGATGGACCACAAGAAAACAAGGGCGATTTTTTCACgtgttttgaattgttgtttttcagtttatttggaTTGACCGAGGTGGAGAATTTAGACAGGGTTCCAAACAGGAAAGCAACTTTTACACTAGCAAAAGCAACGTTTGGGATCTACAACTTGATCACAATCGTTGTTCTCATCAATCTGCTTATCGCTATGATGAGCGACACCTACCAGCGTATTCAAATGCAATCAGATCTTGAGTGGAAGTTCGGTCGCGCTAAGTTGATTCGTAACATGAAAAGGTCGACCACCACGCCTTCCCCGCTGAATCTTGTCACAAAGTTTCTTTCGTATTTAAAGTTGATGTACAAGTTAAAGTTCAAATGTTGCCGCCCTGGCATCATCGATATTATTCGCACGGACGAACAGCTCCCAGATAATACAGCAATGAATCCACTTTACCAAACCTCGAACTCTTGGCTCCCAAACGGAAGCCTTCCTGCCCATCGTGATAGCACGCAGAGAAGTATTCGAATTGAGGAAGTTATGGACTGGAAGGCAATagtaaaaaaatttcaagcacTCCGCGCTAACACCAATGATGTGTGCTCCGTAACTCACTCCTCCCGGGACAAAATGATATCACCCAGGGCCTCGAACTTGAACTTGAGAGGAAGGGATGAGTCGACTATGCTACCAGGTCGCCCAAGCACTGCAATGGGTTCTACGATGTCACTTCACCGTGTTGTCACGGCGACAGTGAAGAAGATTGACGTGGTTTCAACCATAAAAGATATGAGTGATGTTTGA